From Aquabacter sp. L1I39, the proteins below share one genomic window:
- a CDS encoding aminotransferase → MTDILTAPRSAAPAPARSFNPVYSGLPTTIFEVMSGLARTHEAINLGQGFPDDPGPADVRAKAAEAVVEGWNQYPPMMGLPELRRAVADHYRHWQGLSLDPDSEVMITSGATEALAGALFALIEPGDEVVLFQPLYDAYLPLVQRAGGIARLVRLEPPSWRITAEKLEKVFSPRTKLVLFNNPQNPTGIVHSDAEMQLLAEFCVRFDAFAVCDEVWEHIVFDGRRHRPLMALPGMRERTVKIGSAGKIFGMTGWKVGMVCAAPPIMKVLAKAHQFLTFTTPPNLQSAVAYGLGKEDAYFEGMRADLQRARDRLAGGLSALGFDVLPSAGTYFLSVDLAALDPKLDDEAFCLDLVKTHGVAAIPVSAFYAEDAVRSVVRFCFAKRDATLDGALERLSGALHNYR, encoded by the coding sequence ATGACCGATATCCTCACCGCCCCCCGTTCCGCCGCGCCCGCGCCGGCCCGCAGCTTCAATCCCGTCTATTCCGGCCTGCCCACCACCATCTTCGAGGTGATGTCCGGTCTGGCCCGCACCCACGAGGCCATCAATCTGGGCCAGGGCTTCCCGGACGATCCGGGTCCGGCGGATGTGCGGGCCAAGGCGGCCGAGGCGGTGGTCGAGGGGTGGAACCAGTATCCCCCCATGATGGGCCTGCCGGAACTGCGCCGGGCGGTGGCCGACCATTATCGCCACTGGCAGGGCCTGAGCCTGGACCCCGACAGCGAGGTGATGATCACCTCGGGCGCCACGGAGGCCTTGGCCGGCGCGCTCTTCGCGCTCATCGAGCCGGGCGACGAGGTGGTGCTGTTCCAGCCGCTTTATGACGCCTATCTCCCGCTGGTGCAGCGCGCCGGCGGCATTGCGCGCCTGGTGCGCCTGGAGCCGCCCTCCTGGCGCATCACGGCGGAGAAGCTGGAAAAGGTGTTCTCGCCGCGCACCAAGCTGGTGCTCTTCAACAATCCGCAAAACCCCACCGGCATCGTCCATTCGGACGCCGAAATGCAGCTTCTGGCGGAGTTCTGCGTGCGCTTCGATGCCTTTGCGGTGTGCGACGAGGTGTGGGAGCACATCGTGTTCGACGGCCGCCGCCACCGGCCCCTCATGGCCCTGCCGGGCATGCGGGAGCGCACGGTGAAGATCGGCTCTGCCGGCAAGATCTTCGGCATGACGGGATGGAAGGTGGGCATGGTCTGCGCCGCCCCGCCCATCATGAAGGTGCTGGCCAAGGCGCACCAGTTCCTCACCTTCACCACTCCGCCCAACCTCCAGAGCGCGGTCGCCTACGGGCTCGGCAAGGAGGATGCCTATTTCGAGGGCATGCGGGCCGATCTGCAGCGGGCGCGCGACCGGCTGGCGGGCGGCCTTTCCGCTCTCGGCTTCGACGTGCTGCCCAGTGCTGGCACCTATTTCCTCTCGGTGGACCTCGCCGCCCTCGACCCGAAGCTCGACGACGAGGCCTTTTGCCTGGATCTGGTGAAGACCCACGGCGTTGCGGCCATTCCGGTGTCCGCTTTCTATGCCGAGGACGCGGTGCGTTCCGTCGTGCGCTTCTGCTTTGCAAAGCGCGATGCGACCCTGGACGGCGCCCTGGAGCGGTTGAGTGGTGCGTTGCACAATTATCGGTAG
- a CDS encoding potassium/proton antiporter — translation MDAVFLTNLILLVCAALVVAGTVSSLVAARFGAPILLVFLLVGIVAGEDGLGGIQFSDYWATYMVGSASLAVILFDGGLRMRASSMRGAVVPAFLLSTVGVLLTAVLVAFPAAWLFSLSPLQALLVGAIVASTDAAAVLFLVRAQGLKLGRRVGAVIEVESATNDPAAVVMTVILVELISSGAANPGWTMGVGVLRELAIGTAVGVAGGYLLSVFLNRVELPGSLQPVMVVSSAVLLFAATAMLHGSGFLAVYLAGLVLGNRPVRGLAGIISFHDTVSWLCQIVMFTMLGLLVTPHKLAEAVIPGLAIAAFLFLVGRPAAVFACLAPFGFSVREKAFISWAGLRGAVSIFLATIPMLAHLPAAQIYFNTAFIVVLASLLLHGATLVMAARRLNVALAEPMRDPQRFEIDLPGQTEHELVGYPVTAKTLAISSALLPDWARLVLVVRDKRILSAEEAGALVTGDYVYILAPPRRVHQLDRFFVEEEMVWADDTAFPFAGDVRMGDVADLYGLPVSDTERPMTIADAFADRADERPARGMRIALGHAVLEVRSVDGGRVTQAALHFEQLDGEVPPFGFRRLATRLRLRRPVVRGPV, via the coding sequence ATGGATGCGGTGTTCCTGACGAACCTGATCCTGCTGGTGTGCGCCGCCCTGGTGGTGGCGGGCACGGTCTCCAGCCTGGTGGCGGCGCGCTTCGGCGCGCCCATCCTGCTGGTCTTCCTGCTGGTGGGCATCGTCGCCGGCGAGGACGGGCTGGGCGGCATCCAATTTTCCGATTATTGGGCCACCTATATGGTGGGCTCGGCCTCGCTGGCGGTGATCCTGTTCGACGGCGGCCTGCGGATGCGGGCCTCCAGCATGCGCGGGGCGGTGGTGCCCGCCTTCCTCCTGTCCACGGTGGGGGTGCTGCTGACCGCCGTCCTGGTGGCGTTCCCGGCGGCCTGGCTGTTCAGCCTTTCGCCGCTCCAGGCGCTGCTGGTGGGGGCCATCGTCGCCTCCACCGATGCCGCCGCCGTCCTGTTCCTGGTGCGCGCGCAAGGCCTGAAGCTCGGCCGGCGCGTGGGCGCCGTGATCGAGGTGGAATCGGCCACCAACGACCCGGCGGCCGTGGTCATGACGGTCATCCTGGTGGAACTGATCTCGTCCGGCGCCGCCAATCCCGGCTGGACCATGGGCGTTGGCGTGTTGCGCGAACTGGCCATCGGCACGGCGGTGGGCGTCGCGGGCGGCTATTTGCTATCGGTCTTCCTCAACCGGGTGGAACTGCCGGGCTCGCTGCAGCCGGTCATGGTGGTGTCCTCCGCCGTGCTGCTGTTCGCCGCCACCGCCATGCTGCATGGCTCGGGCTTCCTGGCGGTCTATCTGGCCGGGCTCGTGCTGGGCAACCGGCCGGTGCGCGGGCTCGCGGGCATCATCTCGTTCCACGATACGGTAAGCTGGCTGTGCCAGATCGTCATGTTCACCATGCTGGGCTTGCTGGTGACGCCCCACAAGCTGGCGGAGGCCGTGATCCCCGGGCTCGCCATCGCCGCCTTCCTGTTCCTGGTGGGGCGTCCGGCGGCGGTGTTCGCATGCCTCGCGCCTTTCGGCTTTTCCGTGCGGGAGAAGGCCTTCATCTCCTGGGCGGGGCTGCGGGGCGCGGTGTCCATCTTCCTCGCCACCATACCCATGCTGGCGCACCTGCCGGCGGCGCAGATCTATTTCAACACCGCCTTCATCGTGGTCCTCGCCTCCCTGCTGCTGCATGGCGCCACGCTGGTGATGGCGGCCCGGCGCCTGAATGTGGCGCTGGCGGAGCCCATGCGCGATCCGCAACGGTTCGAGATCGACCTGCCGGGCCAGACCGAGCACGAACTGGTCGGCTATCCTGTTACCGCCAAGACGCTGGCCATCAGTTCCGCCTTGCTGCCCGACTGGGCCCGGCTGGTGCTGGTGGTGCGCGACAAGCGCATCCTGAGCGCGGAGGAGGCGGGAGCGCTGGTTACGGGAGACTATGTCTATATCCTCGCCCCGCCGCGCCGGGTGCACCAGCTTGACCGTTTCTTCGTGGAGGAGGAAATGGTGTGGGCGGACGATACCGCCTTCCCGTTCGCGGGCGATGTGCGCATGGGCGACGTGGCCGACCTTTACGGGCTGCCGGTCAGCGACACCGAGCGGCCCATGACAATTGCGGATGCCTTTGCCGACCGCGCCGATGAGCGCCCGGCACGCGGCATGCGCATCGCGCTCGGCCATGCGGTGCTCGAGGTGCGCTCGGTGGATGGCGGGCGGGTGACCCAGGCCGCCCTGCATTTCGAGCAACTGGACGGGGAGGTGCCGCCCTTCGGGTTCCGGCGCCTGGCGACGCGCCTGCGCTTGCGGCGTCCCGTGGTGCGTGGTCCGGTGTGA
- a CDS encoding CYTH domain-containing protein, translated as MALEIERKFLVANDDWRASAGVGEMFTEGLLARMARGKVRIRRSAQIAWITVKGPKQGISRAEFEYAIPVADADQMLADLCNGPLIEKTRFRIPHDDVVWEVDEFAGALTGLVIAEVELRTDDQPFRLPAWVGREVTADANFSSAALIRRITLAAGPCLRDVSAGH; from the coding sequence ATGGCCCTGGAGATCGAACGGAAGTTCCTCGTCGCGAACGATGATTGGCGCGCGAGCGCGGGCGTGGGGGAAATGTTCACGGAGGGCCTGCTGGCCCGGATGGCGCGGGGGAAAGTCCGCATCCGCCGCAGCGCGCAGATCGCCTGGATCACGGTGAAGGGGCCCAAGCAAGGCATCAGCCGCGCCGAGTTCGAATATGCCATTCCGGTGGCCGATGCGGACCAGATGCTGGCGGACCTGTGCAATGGCCCCCTGATCGAGAAGACGCGCTTCCGCATTCCCCATGACGACGTGGTGTGGGAAGTGGACGAGTTCGCCGGCGCGCTGACCGGTCTCGTCATCGCGGAAGTGGAACTGCGCACCGACGACCAACCCTTCCGCCTTCCCGCCTGGGTTGGACGGGAGGTCACCGCCGATGCCAATTTCAGCAGCGCCGCCCTGATCCGCCGCATCACCCTGGCGGCCGGCCCGTGTCTGCGGGACGTGAGCGCCGGCCACTGA
- the rfbF gene encoding glucose-1-phosphate cytidylyltransferase: MKAVILAGGFGTRLSEETLTRPKPMVEIGGHPILWHIMKIYSHHGINDFVICLGYKGYMIKEYFINYAQHMSDLTVNLRSGTVDVHRNDAEPWSISLVDTGESTMTGGRLRRVLPYVKDDTFCLTYGDGVADVDITRSIAFHKAHGGLATVTATYPPKRFGYLEIVEGDVRTFREKPDGEGGFINGGFFVLNRDVERYLGNDDATPWEREPLEGLARDGQLHAYEHTGFWQPMDTLRDKVQLEDLWASGRAPWKVWG; this comes from the coding sequence ATGAAGGCGGTGATACTGGCCGGCGGGTTCGGGACGCGGCTGAGCGAAGAGACGCTCACCCGGCCCAAGCCCATGGTCGAGATCGGTGGCCATCCGATCCTCTGGCACATCATGAAGATCTATTCCCACCACGGGATCAACGACTTCGTGATCTGCCTTGGTTACAAGGGCTACATGATCAAGGAATACTTCATCAATTACGCCCAGCACATGTCGGACCTGACGGTCAACCTTCGCAGCGGCACGGTGGACGTTCACCGCAATGATGCCGAGCCCTGGTCGATCTCCCTGGTGGACACCGGGGAGAGCACCATGACCGGCGGCCGGCTGCGCCGCGTCCTGCCCTATGTGAAGGACGATACCTTCTGCCTCACCTATGGGGACGGCGTCGCTGACGTGGACATCACGCGGTCCATCGCCTTCCACAAGGCCCATGGGGGCCTTGCCACGGTCACCGCCACCTATCCGCCCAAGCGCTTCGGCTATCTGGAGATCGTCGAGGGCGACGTGCGCACCTTCCGGGAAAAGCCGGACGGCGAAGGCGGCTTCATCAATGGCGGCTTCTTCGTGCTGAACCGGGACGTGGAGCGCTATCTGGGCAATGACGACGCCACGCCCTGGGAGCGCGAGCCGCTGGAAGGGCTGGCACGGGACGGTCAGCTCCACGCTTATGAACATACCGGCTTCTGGCAACCCATGGACACCCTGCGCGACAAGGTCCAGTTGGAGGATTTGTGGGCCAGCGGCAGGGCGCCCTGGAAGGTGTGGGGGTGA
- the rfbG gene encoding CDP-glucose 4,6-dehydratase, translating into MGQRQGALEGVGVMVPGFWRGRRVLVTGHTGFKGAWLAAWLARMGAEVTGYAHAPAGEPNLFALCRLETRIRSVIGDINDRPRLAQAMADARPDIVLHLAAQSLVRPSYEDPIGTFATNVTGVVTLLDVVRRTPGIASVVVVTSDKCYDNREWVWGYREADRLGGRDPYSASKGCAEIAAQSMQRSFFKPFTPQGHSARIATVRAGNVIGGGDWSADRLVPDIVRGCLGPEGVVRLRNPQSVRPWQHVLEPLGAYLILAERLATAPDGVDEAWNIGPDPGDDRPVREVAQAMAQALGAGRIDIETQPHAPHEARLLRLDCAKAKSQLGWHPRLRFADAIRLTADWYAAWHRGADMEAMTHAQIDAYAAALEAPAFG; encoded by the coding sequence GTGGGCCAGCGGCAGGGCGCCCTGGAAGGTGTGGGGGTGATGGTTCCCGGCTTCTGGCGTGGCCGCCGCGTTCTGGTCACCGGCCATACGGGCTTCAAGGGGGCATGGCTCGCCGCCTGGCTGGCCCGCATGGGCGCGGAGGTGACCGGTTATGCGCACGCCCCGGCGGGCGAACCGAACCTGTTCGCCCTGTGCCGGCTGGAGACGCGCATCCGCAGCGTCATCGGCGACATCAATGACCGTCCCCGCCTCGCACAGGCCATGGCGGATGCCCGGCCGGACATCGTGCTTCACCTCGCGGCCCAATCCCTGGTGCGCCCGTCCTACGAGGACCCCATCGGCACCTTCGCCACCAATGTGACGGGTGTCGTCACGCTGCTCGACGTGGTGCGCCGGACGCCGGGCATTGCGAGCGTGGTCGTCGTCACCAGCGACAAGTGCTACGATAACCGGGAATGGGTGTGGGGCTATCGGGAGGCGGACCGGCTTGGCGGCCGTGATCCCTACAGCGCCAGCAAGGGCTGCGCGGAGATCGCCGCCCAGTCCATGCAGCGCAGCTTCTTCAAGCCCTTCACGCCGCAGGGCCATTCCGCCCGCATCGCCACCGTACGGGCCGGCAATGTGATCGGCGGCGGTGACTGGTCGGCCGACCGCCTGGTGCCGGACATCGTGCGCGGGTGCCTCGGCCCGGAGGGCGTGGTGCGGCTGCGCAATCCACAATCGGTGCGGCCCTGGCAGCATGTGCTTGAGCCGCTCGGCGCCTATCTGATCCTCGCCGAGCGCCTCGCCACCGCGCCGGACGGAGTGGACGAGGCGTGGAATATCGGCCCCGATCCGGGTGACGACCGTCCCGTGCGCGAGGTGGCGCAGGCCATGGCGCAAGCCCTTGGAGCAGGACGCATCGACATCGAGACACAGCCTCACGCGCCGCACGAGGCGCGCCTGTTGCGGCTCGACTGCGCCAAGGCCAAGTCCCAGCTGGGGTGGCATCCGCGCCTGCGCTTTGCCGACGCCATCCGCCTCACCGCCGACTGGTATGCCGCCTGGCACCGGGGCGCGGACATGGAGGCGATGACGCACGCGCAGATCGATGCCTATGCCGCCGCCCTGGAGGCACCGGCCTTCGGGTGA
- a CDS encoding NUDIX hydrolase has product MQLRLVTSRETRRWVIPKGWPMKGIPPHKAAAREAYEEAGLLGSIASTPLGIYRYDKRLSATRSVLCDVMVFPMKVKRYLKKWPERSQRVGFWFSIETAASVVQEPELASLILEFGTLMAERHAEKRAKQEALAQAKAAEATPKQAATKTAASKKAAANPVATDSKQESEALSDDSAPVAPAKLLPVEAKAVAAKVIKDEPKTTGKVKPKSPSKAKAKAEPKAKAKATAEAAPAGQAGKTTEVNKAEADNGVGKKEPVKKAPVEKDPLKTAPEKKSQAKKAAAKKGKALPNLAAPDPEGAGAMAGESDISLPLETLVPKGKAATQGGPPAKTAAGKKAPAKKKAVARTSEDI; this is encoded by the coding sequence GTGCAGTTGCGCCTTGTGACGTCGCGCGAGACACGTCGCTGGGTGATCCCCAAGGGCTGGCCCATGAAGGGCATCCCCCCGCACAAGGCGGCGGCGCGCGAAGCCTATGAGGAAGCCGGTCTTCTCGGCTCCATCGCCAGCACGCCCCTCGGCATCTATCGCTACGACAAACGCCTGTCCGCCACCCGCTCCGTGCTGTGCGACGTGATGGTCTTCCCCATGAAGGTGAAGCGCTATCTGAAGAAGTGGCCCGAGCGCTCGCAGCGCGTCGGCTTCTGGTTCTCCATCGAGACCGCCGCCTCCGTGGTGCAGGAGCCGGAACTGGCGAGCCTGATCCTGGAATTCGGAACCCTGATGGCGGAGCGCCACGCCGAAAAGCGCGCCAAGCAGGAAGCCCTTGCACAGGCCAAGGCCGCAGAGGCCACGCCCAAACAGGCTGCGACGAAGACGGCCGCATCCAAAAAGGCGGCCGCGAATCCGGTCGCGACCGATTCGAAACAGGAGAGCGAGGCGCTTTCGGACGACAGCGCGCCCGTCGCCCCGGCGAAACTGCTGCCTGTGGAGGCGAAGGCCGTTGCGGCCAAAGTGATCAAGGATGAGCCGAAGACGACCGGAAAGGTGAAGCCGAAAAGCCCGTCCAAGGCCAAGGCCAAAGCCGAGCCTAAGGCCAAGGCCAAGGCGACGGCGGAGGCCGCGCCGGCCGGGCAGGCAGGAAAGACGACAGAGGTCAACAAAGCCGAAGCCGACAATGGAGTCGGCAAAAAAGAGCCGGTCAAGAAAGCGCCGGTCGAGAAGGACCCGCTCAAGACGGCGCCAGAGAAGAAATCGCAGGCCAAGAAGGCCGCTGCGAAGAAGGGGAAGGCGCTACCAAACCTTGCTGCGCCGGACCCGGAAGGGGCGGGCGCGATGGCCGGCGAGAGCGACATCTCCCTGCCCCTCGAAACGCTGGTGCCCAAGGGTAAGGCCGCGACGCAAGGCGGTCCGCCCGCGAAGACGGCGGCCGGCAAGAAGGCGCCCGCGAAGAAAAAGGCGGTCGCGCGCACATCCGAGGACATTTAG
- a CDS encoding heme-dependent oxidative N-demethylase family protein gives MTLQFKPDETFRKDFTYRNSDAGILRFPFPFPEDEYMYSVNIEPHVRGGPTAAFQAAFDVDEHYVAECRERALVLAEDPKRCQVLPHMELAQWDTLELIMESLAADYPDLFSLSKDGDLWTWVNKPLSIQQTFTFGKADTLPCPPFEYITRQAQGDFTLQDQREDNLYVDGGMVTTQADWSLEFDIGMSFHEWHGPVPLAHEKGVFDRALKYLLRLQYGQPVRRLNWTMTINPRLDTSPENYPVWGPDRTTITPENVAEKVHLRVELQTLFRLPRSNAILFGIRCYLASVAELSRVPKWRKRLHRVLRDLHPAIQEYKGLPRYRQMVIDTLAPFDDGAPLSKGIQSDLTAL, from the coding sequence AAGGATTTCACCTATCGGAACTCCGATGCCGGCATCCTGCGCTTTCCCTTTCCCTTCCCCGAAGACGAATACATGTATTCGGTGAACATCGAGCCCCATGTGCGCGGCGGCCCCACCGCCGCCTTCCAGGCGGCGTTCGATGTGGACGAGCATTATGTGGCCGAGTGCCGGGAGCGGGCGCTCGTGCTCGCCGAGGACCCCAAGCGCTGCCAGGTGCTGCCCCATATGGAACTGGCCCAGTGGGACACGCTGGAACTGATCATGGAGAGCCTGGCGGCGGATTATCCCGACCTCTTCTCCCTCTCCAAGGATGGCGACCTCTGGACCTGGGTGAACAAGCCGCTCTCGATCCAGCAGACCTTCACCTTCGGCAAGGCCGACACCCTGCCGTGCCCGCCGTTCGAATACATCACCCGCCAGGCCCAAGGGGACTTCACGCTGCAGGACCAGCGCGAGGACAATCTCTATGTGGATGGCGGCATGGTCACCACGCAGGCCGACTGGTCGCTGGAATTCGACATCGGCATGAGCTTCCACGAATGGCACGGTCCGGTGCCGCTCGCCCATGAGAAGGGGGTGTTCGACCGCGCGTTGAAATACCTGCTGCGCCTGCAATATGGCCAGCCGGTGCGGCGGCTCAACTGGACCATGACCATCAATCCGCGCCTCGACACCTCGCCGGAAAACTACCCCGTCTGGGGGCCGGACCGCACCACCATCACGCCGGAGAACGTCGCCGAAAAGGTGCATCTGCGGGTGGAATTGCAGACCCTGTTCCGCCTGCCGCGTTCCAACGCCATCCTGTTCGGCATCCGCTGCTATCTGGCCAGCGTGGCGGAGCTCTCCCGCGTGCCCAAATGGCGCAAGCGCCTGCACCGGGTGCTGCGCGACCTTCACCCCGCCATCCAGGAATATAAGGGCCTGCCGCGCTACCGGCAGATGGTGATCGACACCCTCGCCCCCTTCGATGACGGCGCGCCGCTCTCCAAGGGCATTCAGAGCGACCTGACTGCGCTCTGA